From the genome of Pukyongia salina, one region includes:
- a CDS encoding DUF6048 family protein has product MKPKHTLLYYISLLLLGFYSQAQEITSDTLVKAKSEYGLRIGADLSKPLRSVLENGYSGFEIVGDFRFSERFYAAAEIGNEKKERYESNLNSIASGSYVKLGADFNAYRNWLNMQNAINIGLRYGFSSFKQELLAYGIYTTNQTYPGTFRVDPREYTGLTASWLELQVAVKTEILNNLYLSINLQLKRKISETTPDNFDNLFIPGFNRTYDFSEFGAGYGYSLSYLIPIFKK; this is encoded by the coding sequence ATGAAACCGAAACACACATTACTGTATTACATTAGTCTCCTGTTGCTGGGATTCTATTCTCAAGCGCAGGAGATCACCAGCGATACCCTGGTAAAGGCTAAGAGTGAATACGGCCTCCGTATAGGGGCAGATCTGTCTAAACCTTTGCGTTCGGTATTGGAAAACGGATACAGCGGATTCGAAATTGTAGGGGATTTCAGGTTCAGTGAACGGTTTTATGCCGCGGCAGAGATTGGTAATGAAAAGAAAGAGCGGTATGAGAGTAATCTCAATTCCATCGCCTCGGGCAGCTATGTTAAGTTAGGAGCAGATTTTAACGCTTATCGAAACTGGCTGAATATGCAAAACGCAATCAATATCGGACTCCGATACGGTTTTTCCAGCTTTAAACAGGAATTACTTGCCTATGGTATTTATACCACAAACCAAACCTACCCCGGAACATTTAGAGTAGATCCCAGGGAATATACCGGGCTTACTGCCTCCTGGCTGGAACTCCAGGTAGCTGTGAAAACCGAAATACTCAATAATCTCTACCTTTCTATAAACTTGCAGCTGAAACGGAAGATCTCTGAAACGACCCCGGATAATTTCGATAATCTATTTATTCCCGGCTTTAATCGTACGTACGACTTCAGCGAATTTGGCGCCGGGTATGGCTACAGCTTATCCTACCTGATCCCGATA
- a CDS encoding DUF6452 family protein encodes MTQRILLFTFVLISFLGCTRDDICEEGTATTPLLIITFNDIANPSERKSVTNLSVETADLEGTEVIAAVTTDSIALPLRNTGNLTRYRFNSGVGTTTPNTDIISFNYTTEDIYINRACAFKTVYHDLSVFVVNEGTANWIIQVEIETTDVIDETETHITVLH; translated from the coding sequence ATGACACAAAGGATCTTACTTTTCACATTCGTGCTGATCTCCTTCCTGGGCTGTACTCGTGACGATATCTGTGAAGAAGGCACCGCAACTACTCCACTCCTAATTATCACCTTTAACGATATCGCTAACCCAAGTGAACGTAAATCTGTTACTAATTTATCTGTTGAAACAGCCGATCTGGAAGGTACTGAGGTTATTGCTGCTGTCACAACAGACTCTATCGCATTACCGCTTAGAAATACAGGTAATTTAACCAGATATCGCTTTAACAGTGGTGTTGGTACAACCACACCTAATACCGATATAATTTCCTTTAACTATACCACCGAAGATATTTATATAAACCGCGCCTGTGCCTTTAAGACCGTTTATCACGATCTTAGCGTGTTTGTTGTAAATGAAGGCACCGCCAACTGGATCATCCAGGTTGAAATTGAAACCACCGATGTAATAGATGAAACCGAAACACACATTACTGTATTACATTAG
- the rlmD gene encoding 23S rRNA (uracil(1939)-C(5))-methyltransferase RlmD yields the protein MRKRNKRVIFEDLEVIDAGAKGKAVAKAPDGRVVFINNAIPGDVATVQTFKKRKAYYEGSAIAFSSYSDKRTEPVCEHFGTCGGCKWQYMGYEHQLYFKQKEVVNNLIRIGGIELPEITPILGSEKIYFYRNKMEFSFSDNKWLTKEQIESGIEIENRNALGFHIPGMWDKILDIDRCHLQRDPSNAIRNFIKRKAEALNISFFNTRKQEGMLRTLMIRTSTTGDLMVLLQFFADDETKRRDLLDAIQAEFPEITSLLYVINTKANDTIYDQEVVCYSGEDHIFEEMEGLRFKINAKSFYQTNSEQAYELYKIVRNFAELTGKELVYDLYTGTGTIAQFIAGNAARVIGIEAVPEAIQAARENAAYNNISNTHFTVGDMKKVFNQDFIATYGTPDLVITDPPRDGMHADVVQQLLNLASPRIVYVSCNSATQARDLKLLDPLYEVVKVQPVDMFPQTHHVENVVLLKKRG from the coding sequence ATGAGAAAAAGGAATAAGCGAGTAATCTTCGAAGATCTGGAGGTTATAGATGCCGGCGCCAAAGGCAAGGCGGTTGCCAAGGCTCCCGATGGGCGCGTTGTCTTCATCAACAATGCGATCCCAGGCGACGTGGCAACGGTACAAACTTTCAAAAAACGCAAAGCGTATTACGAAGGCAGCGCCATTGCTTTTTCAAGTTATTCGGATAAACGAACCGAGCCTGTTTGTGAGCACTTTGGCACCTGTGGTGGATGTAAATGGCAATACATGGGGTACGAACACCAATTGTACTTCAAACAGAAAGAGGTGGTGAATAATCTTATTCGAATTGGAGGAATAGAATTACCTGAGATAACACCCATATTAGGTTCAGAAAAAATATATTTCTACCGAAACAAGATGGAGTTTTCCTTCAGCGACAACAAATGGCTTACAAAAGAACAGATTGAAAGTGGAATAGAGATTGAAAACAGGAACGCTCTTGGTTTTCATATCCCGGGCATGTGGGATAAAATACTGGATATTGATCGGTGCCATTTACAACGAGATCCCAGCAACGCCATTAGAAATTTCATAAAACGAAAAGCCGAAGCATTAAATATTAGTTTCTTTAACACCCGCAAACAGGAAGGCATGCTTAGAACCCTGATGATCCGGACGAGCACCACCGGAGATCTGATGGTTCTGTTGCAATTCTTTGCCGATGACGAGACAAAACGGCGGGATTTACTAGATGCCATCCAGGCAGAATTTCCGGAGATCACTTCCCTTTTATATGTGATCAATACAAAAGCAAACGATACTATTTACGACCAGGAGGTTGTTTGCTACAGCGGCGAGGATCATATCTTTGAAGAAATGGAGGGGCTGCGATTTAAGATCAATGCAAAATCATTTTATCAAACCAATAGTGAACAGGCTTACGAACTATATAAGATCGTTAGAAACTTTGCAGAATTGACGGGTAAAGAACTCGTTTACGATCTGTACACCGGTACGGGAACTATCGCCCAGTTCATTGCTGGTAATGCGGCAAGGGTGATAGGGATCGAAGCTGTACCGGAAGCTATACAAGCCGCTCGTGAGAATGCTGCTTATAATAATATATCTAATACCCATTTTACAGTAGGTGATATGAAAAAGGTGTTTAATCAGGATTTCATAGCAACCTATGGAACCCCAGACCTGGTGATCACAGATCCTCCAAGGGATGGAATGCACGCCGATGTGGTTCAGCAATTATTGAACCTGGCATCACCTCGAATTGTTTATGTGAGCTGTAATAGCGCTACCCAAGCTCGCGACCTAAAATTATTAGACCCTTTGTACGAGGTGGTAAAGGTTCAACCTGTCGATATGTTTCCACAAACACATCATGTGGAAAATGTTGTACTTTTGAAAAAACGCGGATAA